The segment ATTGTAAAGCGAAAGACACGAAGGAATATGTGAAAATACaattccaataaacgcttaaCAGTCTAGACGGTTTCTGccattcaattataaaaacacttttaaattGATGTCCAGATGTCACAGTCCTCTTTTATTGCGGGAATCTTTCTTAAAGTACATAAACGACAAATAAACAGATTGTTGAGAGATTTAAGggaattaacttttttatctataaagcTTATTTTTTGGAAGTTGTAAAAGTGGTTTTACTTCAcgctatttgtaatataagagAGGCATAAGGGTGACCCCGATAACTGATATTCTCACGCAGGAAGATCATAAAACGGGAGCTTAATCCAACCCAGGctattgttaacaaaatattttctaaactaaGCTTGGTATAGACTATGAGATTGATAGACAAGGATTACTACGATTCGGCTTATTGTGGTTTGAAGATTTGgttgaaattttgttatacaagaatatattttatgtgaaatgaGATAAAATACTCAAATTAGTGGTATctcttaaatgatatttacttATGTGGTAaggagtttttttataattaaggaataaagttttaactaCACTTAAAAAacagtaattttattgatttaggAATAAATTCATTGTAATTACTTATATTCAGAGGCATAGgaatttaaaactaacaatatataacgAGAGCAATCAATTAATCTCAAAAGAGCAAAtcttgtgaaaatattttgttttagtgaCGTGGGCATCgcattataattcattaaaatagctATGAATCATTGGTTTGGTAATGTTTCTATTAGATCTGTTtcgtttcaaaaatatttttgttttttggacttctttaaatgaattttatgtttttgttatagatTTATTCGTCGGTCTTATAAACGTATTTGGTGATATCGTCCACAAAATCACCATCGCCTGGTTGGCAGGGGAGTTCATGTGCAAATTCGTAAGGTTCTTGCAggtaatataacttttattcttttatataattattgagtaatgggattaaaaaaaaatatttctaagtaaattatttccgttttatatgaaacataattataatttttttatcattcttgtatatatatcatttgtgGAAAGTCCTAACATTAGCCACTAGCATCGTTACTACCCTTTAGACAAAATCTTACCCCCAACTGCTTTAATGCCACTAACAAGACTGTATGTTTCCATATAATGGGACCTATTAACCTGGGAGAGGAGTGGGGAATTTCGATTTGTCAAAAAATTTGCTTAGCTGAAAAGTCTTTCTTAGATAGTAAAATATACTACAAGGGTGTCGTATGTAGATGAACGTGTAAAAAGTGCCCTGGATCTTCTgctaataattacaataccGGACCCAGACAAATATTCCGTCTAAAGATCATATAATTAGGAAAAGTCCGAATTTAGGCTGAAAAGCACAAGCATCCGGCACATCCATCATGAGAAAATGCTCGAAAcctaaaagtttttgttgttAGTTCCAAAAATAGAGCCTCTCACCATACCAGCAATTCCTgcaaaaggaaaataaaaaaggtttatcTCGACCGATCGATCGATCGATCGCTCGAGAtaatcgatatatatatatatatatatatatatatatatataacgtacataatatataacgtaCATAATAAAAGTCATCACTGCAAGTAGATTTTAATAGCAGGAtgataattgaataacatttgttatatCTGACGAAGGGGAGTGTCATGACGGCTTCTATCGGCCACAAAATTTAACCATGAGCCATAAATTCACCATCTTATCAATTAGTGTAGTCATGTGGACGATTTGTTCAATTTATCGACACTTAACCTGctctctttataatttatacgttcataataaaagtttgcgacttttttattatagaaatatacgAACATTTACGacgttataaaatgaattgttgcaaagtatttttgtattcatatttcaatttgttaaatcgtaaaattcaatttatagaaaattgaTTCTCGCgttgatgttttataatagCTGCTATCGACAGGTACGTTTTCaggataacaaaaatatctggGCTATTGTGTTCgatctttaaaaatgtttattgttaaaattacttgTTATATATCCACAGGGAATTGTCGTGTACGCGTCCACGTATGTGTTGGTCGCTCTCAGTATAGATCGCTGCGACGCAATCACTAATCCCATGAATTTCTCCGGCAGCTGTGAGTTGCAAACATTCACTTCTAAAACTCCAATAGTCATCGAATCTGCTAttcttaaaaaacttaataagatacattttacaaaatatcatttttaatataatttttaagaagacACCAAATTCATCCAATTTgtatttcacattttaaaattgtataaatccATCAGGTTTTCAGAAgttgacagtttttttttcttccacCAGGGAACAGAGCCCGTGGACTAGTGGTGTCAGCTTGGGCGGTGAGCGTGTTGTTCTCAATTCCTCTTCTAGTGCTATATGAGGTCAAGGAAGTTCAGGGTAATGCTTTATAAacgtacatatacatataactgtATTGTTTGTGCGAGAAAgttgatgttttataattttttgtgtgTGCTTTGAATACTCAcacaaaatatcatttatagaatatttgaaTGTGATATTGAGCAATGTTTACCTAATCTCGGTAACATTTGCGGCCCTTTGCAATTATTAATTCCTAACGAAAAGaggattaaaaaagaaatactgaataaaaaaagagtGATTATCAAAgcaaagatttaaattaatttataacgtaatattaatattatataaaatatatttgtataatagatCAGTAACTTAAGGCATAACATGTCATAGTATAATGGAATACATTGTGCTCTTCCTACTTCCTACTTATACAAAACATCGATTATATTTCGACACGTAATAATTGATCAGACGAGGGTGTTCCTACCTTCCGGGTTTATGTAATCCTAAAGACCCCCGAGGGTTttccaattatttattaacgacAAACGATAACGATCGTAATAAGTTTAAGACCTCAAtcgatttaattttagattcaaaatttacttcaaggactaaattcaatttaacccaaaaaatatttgataaacgTCATAGGAATTGacccattttaataaaatgtaacttgGACAAACAACCAAATATTCAATTGTTGTTAAGTTCCTCAGCAAATTCTTTAATCGCATTCGAtgaaaaacgaaatatttaaaccaCACCAGgtgaaaaatttacttatttatatttcaaactagTGACCCCACTTTTTCTCACAATAACTCTAGTTTACATCCtcaccttaaaatatataaattaataaatggttAAGGTTTCCGAggtttaatatttcttgtaaCTTGTAGGACAGCTTCAATGCTGGATCGAGCTGGGCAGCCCTCGTCGCTGGCAGGTGTGGATGACGCTGGTCTCCGTGATGATCTTCGTCTTGCCAGCGCTGGCCATCGCCGCCTGTTACGCCGTCATCGTCTTCACTATTTGGTCAAATAGTAAGGCCGTCGTCATGAGCCCTCCGGTTAATTCCAGAAGAACTAAGAGTTTGAGAAATGGTAAGTTAGAATGCGTAGAGGTTTTCTTAATACATGAAAGTGGTTTTCCGAATTTAACAATGGTTTTCGGATTTGCTTTGCGTTATATCATGATCATGGTTACTGCAAAGCAATTGAAACATCagtaataatatagaaaaattaaacaaacgaAGTAAATAcgcaaaaagtttaaattaaatgtgtactCGCGACACGGTTAGATATGAGAGTTATTTGGTTTGGCAGTGTAGTTTcttaatactaattattaaaatattttcttaaaagtcAGTTATAAACTACTTTTCATAGATtagcttatatttaaaaggaatttataatttttcaacgaCTGTTACAAACTGTACGTTTTAAAATAGCTTTAGCATAACACTTCAAaagatttcataaaacatcTCAGTTCCCTGTTTccgctaaataaaaataatacaacggCTTGACATAAAACAACTGGCTTCCTTGTAACACGAAGCCGTCATGAAATCGtaaactgttatatttttcattgtgtTTAATTATTCCGCGGCAgaacaattttcaaaataataaagcacGTTACAATTTTTACATCTCCGATGAGTAACGAGATATcagttttgtataataaataaactttaatttattttcttgacTTACTTCGTCGTAAACTTTATCGAAATACCCTTTAATTACCTTCTTTGTAAAGGAATCAAGAGAAGAGAGATTTctacaattaaaaaacttattttagcttttaacaacattataaacatgtattgttttaacgaATGAAAAACCGTGACTTCACCCACTTGTCTTCAGTATTATGTTCAGAGAGATAAATACTTCACGGTGGACCAACCGGCAGTGACACCTATCGTCTGTGCCATTtgacttcatattatatacaattatccTGTACCAACTACAAGGAATGAAAGAATAAATCGTATAAGCCTACatcaattaaaagttttattaaaatccgtTTAGtggttatattttacaagaatGAGCAACAAGTTTTTGTTGtgaatataagaatttaaccAAAACGTACTCACAAAATTTAGCATTTATAGGATTTGAGAGATGCGTGTAAATTGAACTTATGATATTAACAATTCTGCTCGCATCCTACAAGGCAATTAACTGGATACGAATAACGTTATaggaattaatgaaattaaattcgcCAATTTGTCCTTAATTTGACAAATgaagatataattttgtggacctgttattaaaatatatacattggaTTATGCtgtattttgtacatatacaGGTCGAAGTGATTGCGAGCCGGAGTCGCGACGAGCCAGCTCAAGAGGACTTATCCCTCGAGCGAAGATCAAGAGTGTGAAGATGACGTTTGTTATTGTCTTCGGTAAGTCAATAAAAAACTAGTCTCAATGGAGACGTAAGAACCGTGACACGATAAGGATCTGCTTTGGCTGATGGCACGACAGTAcatgtgtaaaaatattttgttaaaatccaTATCAAAGTCGCATATTGATGGAGAGTTATTGAATCGATTAATTGtacaatatatagaaaaaaatattgacaaacttgtaaattttatacttagatACATATTCAAGTTTTGAGAATAAACGAAAGAATTCCcaaggtattttttaaaaatacagttaaTCTGTTATCTTTGTAAGAAAATTGCTACTTACTAATATTGgcttacaaacaaaataattgcgGTGATTCATTGtctcaagaaatattttttctcccCTAAAATGAATTTCTTAATGGTAtgctatttataacataaaaatataaaagcgtTATAGTTAACTTGACTGTTTGTTTCGATGcgacatttttattgaactgTGTTCTGTTATATTTAGACGGCCTCAATCCGGTTCAAgatcaaaactatttttatctcCCGGCGATGCTTGTAGCTTCCTTGTCACATCTgttattttgtcatttttttggGTCGTCGCAACCGTCCATGTCGAGCAATACATAGTATCGGCCTACTTGATTTCTTTCATCGACCCAATTAgacgtttattttttcctcCTCTCATTATttcttgataatattttcaatatagctgagaaattttaattagttcgGTCGTAAATCGTTTCACTTTATTAGGTTTCAAAAtaggtaaaataaattcagtgTGGCCATTCTCTaacataaattacttttatgacAGCGAAATATGTgaagttattgtaataaattgcaatttttaCCCAGCggggaataaataatatgcgttccaaatattttgcaagaataaaattaatttcgttcaATGATATACATCACAGTTGATACTTTATTAATTCTCACTTACTATATCAAGTTTtgacatttacatattttaacaaagaagTTAAAGTTTTCGAGGCCTTTATTAACACGCTGATAGTATTTTACATTAccctttatttatgaaatagtttGTAGTCTAAAAAAAGTATACTTGTCAGAATTTATGAATACCGcctaaaaagtttaaataaaaaaatttgttcgaTCCAAACTTTCAAATGGAAATTATAGATcagttttaactttttttatatatataaaaattattaaaataacaaaaatattttaaacttttacaaaattgagaattataaagaattaattgaaAGAAGAGACAAagattgtttgaaaaaaaatcacaaaaattgtaaaaaaaaatcactaaaaaAATGTGGCTTTTATAATTCCATTGAATTTTTTTCCAACTgttaaggaaatatttaaatgaaaagtcAGTAcatgaaaattgtatttattatttcagtgtTCGTGTTGTGCTGGTCTCCGTACATCGTGTTCGACCTGCTGCAGGTGTACGACCAGATCCCTCTGACACAGACGACATCTGCAGTGGCGACACTCATCCAAAGCCTCGCGCCACTCAACTCCGCCGCTAACCCACTCATTTGTTGCATGTTTTCTCCGCATATTTACACCAGTCTTaggtgaattttatttttttaacttatctcttaaaagacgTCACTTGTTAAAGGGAAATTGAGTACGACGGTAATCAATGTGAAAAGGTATTATTCTCAATGTGGTGTCCAATTTGCCGGAGACGGTTCACTTATGAtaaactttcataaaaaaatattataaacaactcaaaacttaaaaaagtaCCATATAGTATCGATGTGGTTAGCGATGTTATGCAATATTCCGCACTTTGATACTATATAacatatagatttattatatatatgtgaaataaacgttttaaagaaatagacgagatgaaaccTCTTAGTATTTAATGGATTTactgtgcgggtgccgggtccatcgcgttgcagggagaggagcttcaacagtgacTGGGACTTCCGACCCAGGCGTGGGTTTAAGGAAcacctatctaacgcgcgttaaacgctcacgcTCCACGCTCCACGCTCCTTattctacctaaccaaatttaaaaagatccTACTAGGGCTTCCCTTGAAGTGGGTTCcaagaattaattgatattaattctgGACAGctagtcttttagtaggttgtaaaGAGATTTAGCCATTACACCTCTCGCTTCCACTTCTACCGCTTATAATACAGCTGATATGACCTACATAACATATGAATTTAGCGTTTTGTCGTAA is part of the Danaus plexippus chromosome 11, MEX_DaPlex, whole genome shotgun sequence genome and harbors:
- the LOC116765910 gene encoding cardioacceleratory peptide receptor-like, whose amino-acid sequence is MDPDLIVEEAGEMGTSPRTTLLGNTTNNNLNVYYFYESVQFTVMWVLFVLIVVLNASVIAALLCTNARKSRMNFFIMQLAIADLFVGLINVFGDIVHKITIAWLAGEFMCKFVRFLQGIVVYASTYVLVALSIDRCDAITNPMNFSGSWNRARGLVVSAWAVSVLFSIPLLVLYEVKEVQGQLQCWIELGSPRRWQVWMTLVSVMIFVLPALAIAACYAVIVFTIWSNSKAVVMSPPVNSRRTKSLRNGRSDCEPESRRASSRGLIPRAKIKSVKMTFVIVFVFVLCWSPYIVFDLLQVYDQIPLTQTTSAVATLIQSLAPLNSAANPLICCMFSPHIYTSLRRVPPYRWIWCGRGRARGTLRSRSDSTAHSDLLSSTHARRSHSVAKVLNRSSGSSSAGSRRAQLLVLAPRP